From one Thamnophis elegans isolate rThaEle1 chromosome 7, rThaEle1.pri, whole genome shotgun sequence genomic stretch:
- the ATP5F1C gene encoding ATP synthase subunit gamma, mitochondrial isoform X2: protein MATLKDITRRLKSIKNIQKITKSMKMVAAAKYSRAERELKPARVYGVGALALYEKVDIKPPEDKKKHLLVGVSSDRGLCGAIHTSVAKEIKHQFSNLTGAGKEVMVVGIGDKLRTILQRTHGKNFLLNFKEIGRKPPTFGDASVIALELLNSGYEFDEGSVIYNRFRSVISYKTDEKPIYSLETVSGAESMSIYDDIDAEVLRSYQEFVLANIIFYSLKESTTSEQSARMTAMDNASKNASEMIDKLTLRFNRTRQAVITKELIEIISGAAAL from the exons ATGGCGACTCTGAAAGACA TCACCCGGCGCTTGAAGTCTATCAAGAACATCCAGAAAATCACGAAGTCCATGAAAATGGTGGCCGCCGCTAAGTATTCCAGGGCGGAGAGAGAATTAAAGCCTGCCAGAGTTTACGGTGTGGGGGCGTTGG ctCTCTACGAGAAAGTAGACATCAAACCCCCCGAGGACAAGAAAAAGCACCTCCTGGTTGGCGTGTCTTCTGACCGTGGCCTGTGTGGGGCCATTCACACCTCCGTGGCTAAAGAGATCAAGCATCAGTTCTCCAACCTCACGGGCGCAGGGAAAGAAGTTATGGTGGTTGGGATTGGCGACAAGCTGAGAACCATCCTACAGAG GACGCATGGAAAGAACTTTCTCCTGAACTTTAAAGAAATTGGAAGGAAACCTCCCACTTTTGGAGATGCCTCCGTCATTGCTCTGGAGCTGCTGAATTCTGGATACGAGTTTGATGAAGGCTCCGTCATCTATAATCGGTTCAG gTCTGTCATTTCCTACAAGACGGACGAGAAACCAATCTATTCTCTTGAGACAGTTTCCGGGGCTG AAAGCATGAGCATCTACGATGACATTGATGCGGAAGTCCTGAGAAGCTACCAGGAGTTTGTACTGGCTAACATCATCTTCTACTCCCTGAAGGAGTCTACTACGAGTGAGCAGAGTGCTCGGATGACCGCTATGGATAATGCCAGCAAAAATGCCT ctGAGATGATTGACAAGCTGACCCTGCGATTCAACCGCACTCGCCAAGCTGTCATCACCAAGGAACTGATTGAGATCATCTCTGGTGCTGCGGCTCTGTAA
- the ATP5F1C gene encoding ATP synthase subunit gamma, mitochondrial isoform X1 — translation MATLKDITRRLKSIKNIQKITKSMKMVAAAKYSRAERELKPARVYGVGALALYEKVDIKPPEDKKKHLLVGVSSDRGLCGAIHTSVAKEIKHQFSNLTGAGKEVMVVGIGDKLRTILQRTHGKNFLLNFKEIGRKPPTFGDASVIALELLNSGYEFDEGSVIYNRFRSVISYKTDEKPIYSLETVSGAESMSIYDDIDAEVLRSYQEFVLANIIFYSLKESTTSEQSARMTAMDNASKNASEMIDKLTLRFNRTRQAVITKELIEIISGAAAL, via the exons ATGGCGACTCTGAAAGACA TCACCCGGCGCTTGAAGTCTATCAAGAACATCCAGAAAATCACGAAGTCCATGAAAATGGTGGCCGCCGCTAAGTATTCCAGGGCGGAGAGAGAATTAAAGCCTGCCAGAGTTTACGGTGTGGGGGCGTTGG ctCTCTACGAGAAAGTAGACATCAAACCCCCCGAGGACAAGAAAAAGCACCTCCTGGTTGGCGTGTCTTCTGACCGTGGCCTGTGTGGGGCCATTCACACCTCCGTGGCTAAAGAGATCAAGCATCAGTTCTCCAACCTCACGGGCGCAGGGAAAGAAGTTATGGTGGTTGGGATTGGCGACAAGCTGAGAACCATCCTACAGAG GACGCATGGAAAGAACTTTCTCCTGAACTTTAAAGAAATTGGAAGGAAACCTCCCACTTTTGGAGATGCCTCCGTCATTGCTCTGGAGCTGCTGAATTCTGGATACGAGTTTGATGAAGGCTCCGTCATCTATAATCGGTTCAG gTCTGTCATTTCCTACAAGACGGACGAGAAACCAATCTATTCTCTTGAGACAGTTTCCGGGGCTG AAAGCATGAGCATCTACGATGACATTGATGCGGAAGTCCTGAGAAGCTACCAGGAGTTTGTACTGGCTAACATCATCTTCTACTCCCTGAAGGAGTCTACTACGAGTGAGCAGAGTGCTCGGATGACCGCTATGGATAATGCCAGCAAAAATGCCT ctGAGATGATTGACAAGCTGACCCTGCGATTCAACCGCACTCGCCAAGCTGTCATCACCAAGGAACTGATTGAGATCATCTCTGGTGCTGCGGCTCT ATAA